Proteins encoded within one genomic window of Pongo pygmaeus isolate AG05252 chromosome 6, NHGRI_mPonPyg2-v2.0_pri, whole genome shotgun sequence:
- the CHST12 gene encoding carbohydrate sulfotransferase 12: MTKARLFRLWLVLGSVFMILLIIVYWDSAGAAHFYLHTSFSRPQAGPPLPTPGPDRDRELTADSDVDEFLDKFLSAGVKQSDLPRKETEQPPAPGSMEESVRGYDWSPRDARRSPDQGQQQAERRSVLRGFCANSSLAFPTKERAFDDIPNSELSHLIVDDRHGAIYCYVPKVACTNWKRVMIVLSGSLLHRGVPYRDPLRIPREHVHNASAHLTFNKFWRRYGKLSRHLMKVKLKKYTKFLFVRDPFVRLISAFRSKFELENEEFYRKFAVPMLRLYANHTSLPASAREAFRAGLKVSFANFIQYLLDPHTEKLAPFNEHWRQVYRLCHPCQIDYDFVGKLETLDEDAAQLLQLLQVDRHLRFPPSYRNRTASSWEEDWFSKIPLAWRQQLYKLYEADFVLFGYPKPENLLRD, encoded by the coding sequence ATGACCAAGGCCCGGCTGTTCCGGCTGTGGCTGGTGCTGGGGTCGGTGTTCATGATCCTGCTGATCATCGTGTACTGGGACAGCGCAGGCGCCGCGCACTTCTACCTGCACACGTCCTTCTCTAGGCCGCAGGCGGGGCCGCCGCTGCCCACGCCCGGGCCGGACAGGGACAGGGAGCTCACGGCAGACTCCGACGTCGACGAGTTTCTGGACAAGTTTCTCAGTGCCGGCGTGAAGCAGAGCGACCTTCCCAGAAAGGAGACGGAGCAGCCGCCCGCGCCGGGAAGCATGGAGGAGAGCGTGAGAGGCTACGACTGGTCCCCGCGCGACGCCCGGCGCAGCCCCGACCAGGGCCAGCAGCAGGCGGAGCGGAGGAGCGTGCTGCGGGGCTTCTGCGCCAACTCCAGCCTGGCCTTCCCCACCAAGGAGCGCGCGTTCGACGACATCCCCAACTCGGAGCTGAGCCACCTGATCGTGGACGACCGGCACGGCGCCATCTACTGCTACGTGCCCAAGGTGGCCTGCACCAACTGGAAGCGCGTGATGATCGTGCTGAGCGGGAGCCTGCTGCACCGCGGCGTGCCCTACCGCGACCCGCTGCGCATCCCGCGCGAGCACGTGCACAACGCCAGCGCGCACCTGACCTTCAACAAGTTCTGGCGCCGCTACGGGAAGCTCTCCCGCCACCTCATGAAGGTCAAGCTCAAGAAGTACACCAAGTTCCTCTTCGTGCGCGACCCCTTTGTGCGCCTCATCTCCGCCTTCCGCAGCAAGTTCGAGCTGGAGAACGAGGAGTTCTACCGCAAGTTCGCCGTGCCCATGTTGCGGCTGTACGCCAACCACACCAGCCTGCCCGCCTCGGCGCGCGAGGCCTTCCGCGCTGGCCTCAAGGTGTCCTTCGCCAACTTCATCCAGTACCTGCTGGACCCGCACACGGAGAAGCTGGCACCCTTCAACGAGCACTGGCGGCAGGTGTACCGCCTCTGCCACCCGTGCCAGATCGACTACGACTTTGTGGGGAAGCTGGAGACGCTGGACGAGGACGCCGCCCAGCTGCTGCAGCTACTTCAGGTGGACCGGCACCTCCGCTTCCCCCCGAGCTACCGGAACAGGACCGCCAGCAGCTGGGAGGAGGACTGGTTCTCCAAGATCCCCCTGGCCTGGAGGCAGCAGCTGTACAAACTCTACGAGGCCGACTTTGTTCTCTTCGGCTACCCCAAGCCCGAAAACCTCCTCCGAGACTGA